Part of the Quercus robur chromosome 5, dhQueRobu3.1, whole genome shotgun sequence genome, CCGGCTTttggaaaaagaattttttattatttctggaaATTGGGCTGGGGACCCAGCTGATGTGGGTAGTTCCCCCTTCCCACCTTTTACCAGCCCTCTAGGTCGTCTTCGTCCTGAGGGTatgttttctttccattttatttcttttctccttACTTTTTTTCCATCTTTCAATCGTCTAACTCTTTCTCTTTGTTGATGCAGCTGTTGTTCGTCCACGCTTGGACAAATTTTACCTGGACCAGATAGACGTGTTTCGTGCCTTCCCTGGGAGGACTTTCCACGATTTGGTTACTCTCAGTCGTCTAGCAGCTTGGGGACTTGGCCCACTGCCTACTGCAGAGAACCTTAGTCACGAGGAGACTACTCGTCGAAGTAAGTATCgtccatttcatttcatttcccctttctttttttttctttttttttttttaaattggctTTCCTCGTTGTAGGAATAACTACAATGAGGGAAAACAAGGAGAAGACAGTGACTAGTGGGGACGAGGATGTTGCTGCGCCTCCGTCTGTCCAAGTGGCTTCCGTCCAGGCTGGAAAGAGGAAGTCTAAGCCAATATCCAGTGCTGTGGACTTGGACGACCTCCCAAGTCGTCGAGGCCCTAAGAAGCAAAAGTTTGCTAAGACTTCCCTTCCCAAGGTCCCTAAGTTTGTACCTCCAACAGTGAACTTGGACGAACCTTTGGTGGATGTGGAGCCCGTCCAAACAGTCCATCCCGTCCAAAGCGATCCTCCCCCTCCACCCAAAGCTTCTCGCAAGCCTAGCTTGTCCGAGCCCTCTAATCGTCCTTCCAATTTGGTTCTGGACGAGGGTTATGCATGGAGGACGTTCAAAGGGATCATCATTGAGCGTGAAGTTAACGAATGTTACAACATGTCAGTGAAGGAATTTGAACGTTCTGGCATCCATGACCTTTTCAAGGTAAGTCTTTCCCTCGTCCTTGtgtgtaaaaaattttatcttgGATAGAATGTCTAACTCCCTTTCATCCAAATGCAGgctatgtcaaaattttatacAGCAATCTGCCAAGCTAAGGAACTTGCTGCAGAGGCTAAGACGGCTAAGGATAAGGCCAAGGAGCTAAACAATGAGGTTTTGCTCAAGAAGGGGGAGGTCATTAGGTTGATCGAGGATTTTAATCGTCTACAAGGAAGCGAAACGAAGCTGAAGAACGAGGTGGAAGAGCTTAAAGCTGACAACTTAGAGAAGGATACCCGCATCGTCCATCTCGAAGGACAAGTTTCAGAGTTTGCCTCGTCCTTGGAGAAGGAACGTGAAGAAGCTATTTCGGCCTTTAAGAAGTCTGACGAGAATAAGAATCGTCTAGACAGCCATTATGCAGCTGGCTATGAAGACTTTCGTGCTGATGCTAAGGAGGCATATCCTGACTTGGACTTCAACTCCTTCAAGCTTCCCCTTGCTACAAAGAGTTCCTTGTTGCAGACGAGTTCCGAGGACGTCAATATAATGGACGATGCTAATACTGAAGTCACTCAGGACGACCCCAAGGCTAGTTTGCCCAAATGATTTGCAATTTCCTTGGaaaatttgttttacttttatctggaagtgcccgttgttttgggctttgtttcttcttcttctttttttatttcagttCATATAAGTACAATTGTCTCGTCCAAGATTGTGGACGAGTTTTATATACAGTTTCATTTTCACAACTAAAGGGGTTTTTGGATGTGGGTCGTCCACCCTTCTTtaaatttcatgaaaaaaatgaatactTCTATTTTCACCTTCCATTGTGTTTGAATACATACATTTCCAGCTTCGtgtatgaaatttttattttcatcagTCATATCATTTCAGACTGTGGTTCGTCCACCCAGGAATTCAGTTCGCCTCGTCTTGAGTATAGGggtgaattttttattacatcacCAAGATAGAGCAAATTGATTCCTTTCAGCTTATGTATAGTTCTTCTATGAATGACTTccttttttattagattttattcaTCATTCAAAATTATGGACGATCATTTTGTCGTCCTTGATTAGACTTCCTAGCGATTTCTCGTCCAATGCAATGGATTGTTAAGCTGGTTTTGAAGTCTTTGTTCGTCCGTGTCTTGGACGGACACTTCTTGGATTTCATCTCGTCTTAAGCTTTAGACGGATATACCCTTAACTTAGGTTTCATCTCGTCTTATGCTTTGGACGGATGTACCTTTGCTTCATTTTTAGCTCAGGTTTCATCTCGTCTCATGCTTTGGACGGATGTACcttgtttcattttttcttttgaggaaAGCTTATGGACGATATATCCTTGCGTCCAAGGATTTCATTCGTCCAtgcttatctttcttttttttggatcaaTCTGAATGAACATACAAAGGATTCcaataatataattgaaaacacatcatatatatatatatatatttgaaaatccaaacttATGTAAACATTCGTCCACAGGCATGGCACATGCTCGTGAGCTAGTGccttattgaattaaaaatacaaaccaactcgtccatgaatagcacaaaagtgaaaacactaatgtactttctaggggattattaaaatacttaaaacatACAATAGTAGTAAACAAACACTTCTGCTCGTCCAGGTATCTTGTCCAAGGACACTTTTGTCAAGAGTCAGCACTTATTGATGGTATTTCCTTaggtgctcaacattccaagggtgttcCAGCCTCCGCCCATCCAAAGCTTCCAAATAATAGGATCATTGCCTCTTGCAGTTGATAACCCTATAAGGACCTTCCCAATTTGGCCCAAGTTTCCCGTAGGCCGGGTTTCTTGTTGCCAAGGTAACCCTCTTCAGGACGAGATCCCCGATGTTGAAACACCTAGGCTTCACCATGGCATCATATTGTCTTGCCATGAGATTTTTGTACCTCGTTGTCCTCTGTTCTGCATCCATCCTGACTTCATCCATAAGGTCAAGATTAAGACGGAGCTGTTCTTCGTTTTCTTCAGCTTGATACTTCCTCACCCTGTGGCTCATCATGTGTACTTCTGCCGGTATAACTGCCTCACTTCCATAGGCTAGTTTAAAAGGAGTTTCCCCTGTTGGAGTTCTCACTGTCGTTCTATAAGCCCATAAAACACCTGGTAACTCATCcggccatactccctttgccccttcgagccgagtcttgatgatcttcaacaaggatcggtttgctacTTCTGCTTGGCCATTGGCCTgtgggtgggagggtgaggagtaatggttcttcATTCCAAGCTGTTCACAAAATTCCCTGAAAGGTGTGTTGTCAAACTGTCGTCCATTGTCAGACACTAGTACTCTAGGTACCCCGaatctgcatacaatgttcttctagacgaagttcttgacatTCTGCTGCGTAATTTTTGCTAAGGGCtcggcttccacccattttgtgaagtaatttATTCCTACCACCAAAAACTTCATTTGCCGAGTTCCAGTTGGAAAGGGCCCCAGAATGTCCAGTCCCCATTACGCGAAAGGCCAAGGGGCCATCATTGGCGTGAGATACTCTGCTGGCTGTCTGGGAATGTTGCTGAAGCGTTGACATTGATCACATACTTTGACATAAGCCTTAGCATCAGCTTGGATGGTTAGCCAATATAATCCGCTACAGATGACTTTATGGACGAGTGATCTGGCTCCCGAATGGTTTCCACATGCTCCTTCATAAACCTCCCTCAACATGTAGTTTGCCTCGTCTGGAGCCAAACATCTTaagagaggctgggaaaaacctcttttgtataaCACTTCGTCCATAAGTACGTACCTGGCTGATTTGACCCTGAGCTTCCTCGCTTCGTCCTTCTCTTCTAGAAGCCTTCCGTCCTTCAAGTATGACACTattggggtcatccaatttccgTCACCCTCTATCTGCAGCATTTCTGGAAGGTCTATACTTGGCATGTAGTGTACTTCATCCAACTTGTCCAACGCTTCATTCGCAGACGCTTCCTTCGCTAGAATATCTGCTTCCACATTCttttcccttgggatttgaataaaatcagcttttttgaatttctttacaAGGCGTACTaccttccttagatatttcttcattctgtcTTCCTTGGCTTCGCATGTCCCATTTACTTGGCCTATGACCAATTGAAAGTCTCCCAAGACAAGTACTGAGTCTGCTTCTACAGACTTGGCCAACTCCAACCCCTTtaaaagggcttcatactccACTTCATTATTAGTAGTCTGGAATTGCAAACAGGCCTTGTACTTTAATTTTTCTCCTTCTGGCGATTGCAAAACAACTCTGATTCCTCCAGCATACAATGTAGACGATCCGTTTACATGGACGACCCATTTGTTATTGTACTCTCCTTCCCCAAGATCCTCGTGACTCGGAGTGAACTCTGCGATGAAATCTGCTAAGGCTTGAGCCTTTATTGCATTTCTCGGTTAGTACCGAATGTCAAATTCACTAAGTTCCACCGCCCATTGAATCAGCCGTCCTGCGGCTTCcagcttgttcattgccttcttaaGCGGATGGTCcatcatgacattgatgatatGAACTTGGAAGTAATGTCTTAACTTCCTAGAAGCTGTTATCAGTGCAAAAGCCAATTTCTCTATAAGCGGATACCTTCCCTCTCTCCTCTGAGTGCTCGGCTAGTGTAGTACACGGGTTTTTGTACTTTCCCTTCTTCTCTGATTAAAGCTGAACTTACAGCGTGTGGGGACACCGCTAAGTATAGGTACAATTCTTCTCCTTGCACGGACGGACTTAATAATGGGGCAGTAGTGAGATAGTCCTTCAGGTCTTGGAAGGCCCTTTGACATTCGTTCGTCCATTCAAATGCCTTTTTGAGGACTTTGAAGAAAGTTAAACATTTTTCTGTGGCTTTCGAAACAAACCTGTTCAAAGCGGCAACTCATCCAGTGAGGGATTGGACTTCCTTGATATTCTTCGGTGGCTCCATGTCCAATATGGCTTGAATCTTGTCTGGATTCGCCTCGATTCCTCTTTGTGAAACCATGAACCCTAGAAACTTTCCCGACGATACTCCGAATGCACACTTACTTGGGTTCAATTTCATCTTATATCGCCTaagtgtttcaaaggtttcctgTAGGTCATCCAAATGGCTTCCCTCGTCTATGCTCTTCacaagcatgtcgtcgacataaaccTCTACATTCCGTCCTATCTGTGGACGAAACATGTGATTTACCAACCTTTGATGAGTTGCCCCTGCGTTCTTCAAaccgaagggcatcactttgtagcaaaACAAGCCTTGGCTGGTAATGAATGAAGTCTTTTCCTGATCAGCTTCGTCCATCTTGATCTGATTATATCCcgagaaggcgtccatgaagctcagtaACTGATGGCCAGCCGTAGagtccaccaattgatcaatgcgtggcaaaggataactatccttgggaCAAGTCTTGTTCAAGTCAGTGAAATCTatgcacattctccacttgccatttgctttcttcaccatcacaACATTGGCTAACCAATCCGGGTAATAGACTTCCTTAATGAACTGTGTCGTGGTCAGTTTCTGAACCTCTTCCTTGATTGCCTTATCTCGctcaggggcaaacaccctcttcttctgACGGACAGGCTTAAAAAAGGGGTACACATTCAATCGATGAGTGATTACACTTAggtcgattcctggcatgtcgTCATGGCTCCATGCGAAAACATCGATACTCTTTCTCAAGAACTAGATGAGGTCTTTTCTTGCCTTCTCCTTCATACCTGTTCCAATTCTGGTGAATTTCTCGGGATCATCTTCTTGCAAAAGAACATTTTCCAATACTTCTGTAGGCTCTGCAACAACCCTTCTTTCCTCAATGCTCATTGTCTGCACCTGTTCGTCCAAAGCCATCATGGCTAAATAGCATTCTCTAGCTGCCAACTGATCTCCTTGTGCTTGCCCTATCCCGTACTCCGTAGGAAATTTGACTGATAGATGGTAGGTAGATGTTATCGCCTTTCAACTGTTCAGAGTTGGTCTTCCAATAATGGCATTGTATGAAGAGGAACAGTCCACCACGAGGAAATTGACTTCCTTAGTTATCTGCTGCGGGTATGACCCTACCACTACTGGTAATGTAATGGTGCCTACGGGCTGCACCTTCATACCTCCGAACCCTATCAATGGTGAGCAAACTAGACGAAGTTGATCCCGCCCAAGCCTCATCTGTTGGAAGGCAGGGTAGTACAATATGTCTGTTGAGCTTCCATTGTCAACTAACACTCTTCTGGTTGTATAATCTGCAATAAGCAGAGTAATGACAATCGCATCGTCATGCGGGTGATGGATCCTCTCAGCATCTTCGTCGGTGAAGAAAATGGCTGGCTCGTCCATTGATCTCGTCCTTGGTGATCGTCTAGAGAGCTGGACGTTTTGCACCACTTTGAGATACGTCTTCTTCGACTTGAAAGATTGCCCCATCGAGTTTCCTCCAACGATAATCCTTATCTCTCCTAGTGGGGGCCGGGACGATTCCTCCACTTTTCCTTTCAACTTCTCATCTCTATGATCCCTTCCAACGAAGTGCctcagctttccttgtctaataagaTTCTCAATCTGCTGTTTCAGGTCATAACATTCATCCGTGTCATGCCCATGGTCCCAGTGGAAGCGACAATATGTACTCTTATTACgcttattgggatctcccttcatcttctctggCCATTTTAGGGAAGGGtcgtctttgatttgcatgagcacCTGATCAAGTGGAGCATTCAGGGGCGTATAGTTCTGGCTTCTTCCCAAAGGACCCGTCTTCCTGTTATCTCGTTCCTTCTTATCTTCtgtccgtcccttctttggacgagggccTTGTTCTGAGTGGCATGCTGGGTGCGCTTCCATCCTTTcagctcttttcctcttcttggctatgatcgcatcttctgcattcatgaagttctgagccgaatggacgagcTCAGCCATGGTTTGAGGCTCCTTTTCATATAGCTTGTGGATAAATAAATCAGAATTAATCCCGTTGTGGAAGGCCGCCAATAGAAGTTTGTCGTCTACCTTGTCCACACTaagggcttctctgttgaagTGAGTGATGAATGACCGCAAGCTTTCGTTCTCCCCTTGCTCTATGGTCAGCAAGCTGGACGAAGAACGCTTGTGTCTTTGTCCCCCGATGAAGTTGTTAACAAACAATTTGCTTAACTCTTCGAAAGAACCTACAGAACTTAGAGGTATTTTGCTGAACCAAACTCGCACCGGGCCTTTAAGGGTGGTAGGGAAGACTCTACACATGATTTCATCAgggaccccttgaaggtgcatagTTGTCTTGAAAGTAGCAATGTGGTCAAATGGGTCACGTGTTCTGTCGTACGAATCCAAGGAAGGCAGTTTGAATTTCGATGGTAGAGAAtgaccgttgatggaagccgtaaagggAGAGTTAGTTCTGTGAACCAAATCTTCTATAGGATTCGTTCTTCTcatgttctctttcatttcctccatgactttcttcatttggtccatttcttctttcaagtgtggtactgtccgtgaagtggtgcctcttaACTGACTTCTAATGTCAGGATTTTCTCTATCACCATGACCTTGTGTTTATCCTTCACGTTCCTCACGTGTCTATCTTCTCTGATTGATCTCCATTCTTAACTCT contains:
- the LOC126728668 gene encoding uncharacterized protein LOC126728668, giving the protein MSKGLPRPEGLSHYCPIIKSVRARRRIVPILSGVPTRSSRKLRHYFQVHIINVMMDHPLKKAQALADFIAEFTPSHEDLGEGEYNNKWVVHVNGSSTLYAGGIRVVLQSPEGEKLKYKACLQFQTTNNEVEYEALLKGLELAKSVEADSVLVLGDFQLVIGQVNGTCEAKEDRMKKYLRKVVRLVKKFKKADFIQIPREKNVEADILAKEASANEALDKLDEVHYMPSIDLPEMLQIEGDGNWMTPIVSYLKDGRLLEEKDEARKLRVKSARYVLMDEVLYKRGFSQPLLRCLAPDEANYMLREVYEGACGNHSGARSLVHKVICSGLYWLTIQADAKAYVKVCDQCQRFSNIPRQPAEYLTPMMAPWPFA
- the LOC126728669 gene encoding uncharacterized protein LOC126728669, whose translation is MEAHPACHSEQGPRPKKGRTEDKKERDNRKTGPLGRSQNYTPLNAPLDQVLMQIKDDPSLKWPEKMKGDPNKRNKSTYCRFHWDHGHDTDECYDLKQQIENLIRQGKLRHFVGRDHRDEKLKGKVEESSRPPLGEIRIIVGGNSMGQSFKSKKTYLKVVQNVQLSRRSPRTRSMDEPAIFFTDEDAERIHHPHDDAIVITLLIADYTTRRVLVDNGSSTDILYYPAFQQMRLGRDQLRLVCSPLIGFGGMKVQPVGTITLPVVVGSYPQQITKEVNFLVVDCSSSYNAIIGRPTLNS